Below is a genomic region from Chitinivibrio alkaliphilus ACht1.
ACAAGTAGCTCCATAAATAATGCTTCCGGTGTGGGGTAGAGATGATGTAAGGTTCCTTGAGGGGGAGAATCGTAGGGGCCTTGTATCCACGGCAGTATTTTTGTAATAGCCTCAGGAAGTCCCCAGCGGTTAGCACAGCTCTGCCACGCATCCCAGGGCGATTCGGTGCCGAAAAGGTATTTTGCCGCCACTGAGAGCAAGAAGCAGTCGGTATGAAACAGGCCCGTGCCGTTTATCAATACTCCTGCCGTTGTTTCGGTAATACACGTTCTGTCTCGGTGTGTATATGGACCAATAAACAGGCGATTCGGGGTGTAATCATTGCAGTAATAATTGTCCCATATGAGAAGGTCTGTGCCGAAATGGTGTATGGGGTAGTGTAGGCTTTCGTTGGTAATAGCGGGGGTTATGGTATGTTCTCCTGTCCATAAAAGAGTTACTCCAGAGGGAAGTTCACTACTGAGAATCCGGATATACTCGTGGGCTTCCTCTCCTTTGAGAAGTTGTGTTGTGTAAATTGTGGGACAGAAGAGAAAGGGAATGGTGGGAAAGGCGATACGGAGCTCGTGGAGTATTTCCAATTGAGCTTGTGCAGCATTTCCGTAGCGCTCATATTCCTCTTCCCGAAGGGAAAGGCTGATATCATCAAAAAGCAGTGCAATAGTACGGGCTCCATCTTCACAAAACTCAGCCACTCGTCGTCGTAGGATGTCTCGTTGGGATGGGCTGTTGTATTGGAGGCTCAGTCCTGGAGCAATAGCCGGAATTACTTGGACGCCTTGTTGAGCACCTCGTCTCATTGTTTCACCCATGGCCGCGCGATATTCCCGGGGTGGGGTTGCAGTCCAGTTGAGGCGGTGGAACGGGTCTTCCTTTGGCGCATAGACATAGGCTGTATATCCTTCTTTGGCAAGGTGATCTATGAGATCACCGCGCTCAGTGTGAGAAAGGAGACGCCCATAATACCCTTCAATATATCCTATTACTTTCATGGGGTTTTTCCCTGTTGTATGGTGAGTAAAAACACTTCTCCCGGGCTTGTTGTTTTTGCATAGGAACTCCGTGTGTACCGAAGATCAAGCCCTTGGAGAGTTTGTTCAACTGCCTTAAGTTGCGGTCGTCCCGGATCGAAAATGTAGGCCCTTCCCTGGGGCGACAAATGTCTTTGTATAAACTGCAGAACAGGAGATATCCACCGTGCTTCATAGAGAATATCAACTCCGATAATGGCATCAAAGGTGTGGGCAAAACAGGAATGCCGCCAATCACAGGCTACAACATGTCCGGAGACGCGGTTTTTCTCCATGTTCTGTTGTGTTACACGGCACGATTCTGGGGCGTAATCCGTAGCAACAACGCGGTGGCCCAGATACGCTAAATAGGTTGCAAGGATCCCTAAACCAGCTCCCAGCTCACAAAGGTGTGTTGGTTTTTTCAGTAGAGCAGGCAGCTCACGTAGCGCAACATCTGCAGAGGGCCAATGGTCAACCCAGTAGGGGATAAATTCATCCCTGTCTAACTCTTCCATGATCGCCTCTTCAATAATCGTATCGGGATCTTTGGGAGTAAGAAACGTAAAGGGTTTGTCGGCTATCCGTCGTGTGGTCTCTGTAAGTTCTATGGGTGGCATAGTAAAAAATCTTGCTAAAGTAAAGATTTGTAATATATATTATCAGCGTTGATGCCGAAGTGGCGGAATTGGTAGACGCAGGAGACTCAAAATCTCCCGAAATTTACTTTCGTGCCGGTTCAAGTCCGGCCTTCGGTATTTCACTCTTCCACATACTGCTTTTCATTTCGCTCAATAATCCCTGTTGTTTGTAGTTTTTTCGGCGAAACCACATCTCCGGTGCTTTTCAGCACTATTTTACCTGTTTGTATACGCAGGTCTCTTTCACGTATCCGGTTTTGTTGTAATAAGTGGTATGCTTGGGTGCGATGAGCATGCATTTTTTCGGTGTTTGTATAGTGTATACCCACCAAGAGCAGGACAAGGAGTAAAACTGCAGTGGTACTTGCGGCAATAATACTTTTTCCGTTCTCCCAGAATGAAGCATCTTCTTTATGATGCGG
It encodes:
- a CDS encoding beta-N-acetylglucosaminidase domain-containing protein; the encoded protein is MKVIGYIEGYYGRLLSHTERGDLIDHLAKEGYTAYVYAPKEDPFHRLNWTATPPREYRAAMGETMRRGAQQGVQVIPAIAPGLSLQYNSPSQRDILRRRVAEFCEDGARTIALLFDDISLSLREEEYERYGNAAQAQLEILHELRIAFPTIPFLFCPTIYTTQLLKGEEAHEYIRILSSELPSGVTLLWTGEHTITPAITNESLHYPIHHFGTDLLIWDNYYCNDYTPNRLFIGPYTHRDRTCITETTAGVLINGTGLFHTDCFLLSVAAKYLFGTESPWDAWQSCANRWGLPEAITKILPWIQGPYDSPPQGTLHHLYPTPEALFMELLVHWQSPVKLEWYPYIHRLFTELKLETGQGIENKEWFTPRFYPEVRELLKKRFYPPSSSSS
- a CDS encoding class I SAM-dependent methyltransferase: MPPIELTETTRRIADKPFTFLTPKDPDTIIEEAIMEELDRDEFIPYWVDHWPSADVALRELPALLKKPTHLCELGAGLGILATYLAYLGHRVVATDYAPESCRVTQQNMEKNRVSGHVVACDWRHSCFAHTFDAIIGVDILYEARWISPVLQFIQRHLSPQGRAYIFDPGRPQLKAVEQTLQGLDLRYTRSSYAKTTSPGEVFLLTIQQGKTP